A genome region from Manihot esculenta cultivar AM560-2 chromosome 5, M.esculenta_v8, whole genome shotgun sequence includes the following:
- the LOC110616113 gene encoding UPF0481 protein At3g47200: MGEDNSAQQTQNPLNQLVIEIPANLETTFSDDVCVYRVPPTLRKINEAAYTPQVVSIGPIHHHKPDLKPMEIQKLRYLKEFCKRQTTKTQRDFSIDLINTVSEKDFRGFYDDSSEICSTELINMILLDSVFILELFLRNHKAENYAKDFIIGKPWLRTDVQQDLVLLENQLPFSFLEKIYDFARQKFVEKDYPSFLDLTCRYFSIYKPRKIELIPNPVDKKPLHFTDLVRYFWSFGHPPMKPKSIGNLRSITKLHQAGLKLKPAPNECFLKVKFEKGITCLWRAELQIPCFEIDDTTEFVVRNLMALEQCHYPYETYICNYIRLWDFLIDTAEDVDLFVGKKIIVNGLGNSAAVANLVNNLCNQIAECHSCYYSLSEQLNGYYENCCNHTMATLRSIYFGDLWRGTGTVAAVLLLALTLIQAICSVLAL; the protein is encoded by the coding sequence ATGGGGGAGGATAATTCAGCCCAGCAAACTCAAAATCCACTCAACCAACTAGTAATTGAGATTCCAGCAAATCTAGAGACAACCTTTTCCGACGATGTTTGTGTCTACAGGGTGCCCCCTACACTTCGCAAAATCAATGAAGCAGCCTACACTCCTCAGGTAGTTTCTATAGGCCCTATTCACCACCACAAACCAGATCTCAAGCCTATGGAAATCCAAAAGCTTAgatatttaaaagaattttgCAAAAGGCAGACTACTAAAACACAAAGAGATTTTTCCATTGATCTTATTAATACAGTTAGTGAAAAAGACTTCCGAGGTTTTTACGATGATAGTTCTGAAATCTGCAGCACTGAGTTGATTAATATGATTCTGTTAGATAGTGTTTTCATCCTTGAGCTCTTCTTGAGAAATCACAAAGCAGAAAACTATGCCAAAGATTTTATAATAGGGAAGCCATGGCTGAGAACTGATGTACAACAAGACTTAGTTTTGCTGGAAAATCAGCTACCCTTCTCCTTTCTCGAGAAAATCTACGACTTTGCCAGACAGAAATTTGTTGAAAAAGACTACCCATCTTTTCTTGACCTCACCTGCAGATACTTCTCTATCTACAAGCCCAGGAAAATAGAACTGATTCCAAACCCTGTGGACAAAAAACCATTACATTTCACTGATTTGGTTAGATACTTTTGGTCTTTTGGGCATCCTCCGATGAAGCCTAAAAGCATTGGAAATCTCCGTAGCATAACCAAGCTGCACCAGGCAGGATTGAAGCTGAAGCCAGCTCCAAATGAATGTTTCCTGAAGGTTAAATTTGAAAAGGGAATAACTTGTCTTTGGAGAGCTGAGTTGCAAATTCCTTGCTTTGAAATTGATGATACCACAGAATTTGTGGTTCGAAATCTGATGGCTCTTGAGCAGTGTCATTATCCATATGAAACTTACATCTGCAATTACATTAGGCTGTGGGATTTTCTTATTGACACAGCTGAAGATGTGGatttgtttgttgggaagaaaaTAATTGTTAATGGGCTAGGCAACAGTGCTGCTGTGGCCAACCTGGTTAATAATCTGTGTAATCAAATTGCAGAATGCCACTCCTGTTACTATTCTCTGTCTGAACAGTTGAATGGGTACTATGAGAATTGTTGCAACCATACAATGGCTACACTTAGAAGCATTTATTTTGGTGATCTTTGGAGAGGGACTGGGACTGTTGCTGCTGTTCTACTCCTGGCTCTCACTTTGATACAAGCCATTTGCTCTGTCCTTGCACTATAG
- the LOC110614396 gene encoding uncharacterized protein LOC110614396, whose product MDEKGSRRVDADGNVIPGWSWWALASCTQFVWGMSSYRKGYAGDSRLMPFKAFAVASLFVGSAASASFAALQASGIHKVEDLVEMGANLRTGLGIPPRSREERARSQGCGHSFTCIEEADGSLSSK is encoded by the exons ATGGACGAGAAAGGGAGCCGCCGCGTTGATGCGGACGGGAATGTGATCCCGGGGTGGTCGTGGTGGGCGTTGGCAAGCTGTACCCAATTCGTGTGGGGCATGTCATCATATCGGAAAGGCTACGCCGGTGACTCTCGCCTAATGCCTTTTAAAGCCTTCGCGGTCGCCTCTCTCTTTGTCGGCTCCGCTGCTTCCGCCTCATTTGCTGCCCTTCAAGCCTCTGGCATCCACAAG GTGGAGGACCTTGTGGAAATGGGAGCTAATTTGAGGACCGGACTTGGGATACCTCCAAGGTCACGAGAAGA AAGAGCAAGGTCTCAAGGTTGCGGACACAGCTTTACTTGCATTGAAGAAGCAGATGGTTCTTTATCGTCCAAGTGA